One window of Synechococcales cyanobacterium CNB genomic DNA carries:
- the rplT gene encoding 50S ribosomal protein L20: MPRATKGAARNRARKRIFRQARGYYGTRKNHFYLARDAVRRAGVYAYRDRRARKRDLRSLWITRITAACRMRGTRYSRFMNGLRLAGITLNRKMLSQLAIDEPKAFDGLVQTAEKATRAQPANA; encoded by the coding sequence ATGCCACGCGCAACCAAGGGCGCAGCCCGCAACCGCGCACGCAAGCGCATCTTCCGCCAGGCGCGGGGGTACTACGGCACGCGCAAGAACCACTTCTACCTGGCGCGCGACGCTGTCCGTCGTGCGGGCGTGTACGCCTACCGCGACCGACGCGCCCGCAAGCGCGACCTGCGCTCGCTCTGGATCACGCGCATCACCGCGGCCTGCCGGATGCGAGGTACGCGCTACAGCCGGTTCATGAACGGCCTGCGTCTCGCGGGCATCACGCTCAACCGCAAGATGCTCAGCCAACTCGCGATCGACGAACCGAAGGCCTTCGACGGACTCGTCCAGACCGCCGAGAAGGCCACGCGGGCGCAGCCGGCCAACGCCTGA
- the rpmI gene encoding 50S ribosomal protein L35 encodes MPKNKSHKGLLKRIRISKTGKARHRSAYHKHLSSGKSGKRLRQLRKDRYMAGPDAKRLEKLLFRRLRGRNQPRSAIRRSPSPEQRAAAQAEAAAASRE; translated from the coding sequence ATGCCGAAGAACAAGAGCCACAAGGGCCTGCTGAAGCGGATCAGGATTTCGAAGACGGGCAAAGCCCGCCACCGCTCCGCCTACCACAAGCACCTCTCGTCGGGCAAGAGCGGCAAGCGGCTCCGCCAGCTCCGCAAGGACCGCTACATGGCCGGACCCGACGCCAAGCGGCTTGAGAAACTGCTCTTCCGCCGACTGCGCGGGCGCAACCAGCCCCGCAGCGCGATCCGGCGTTCTCCCTCGCCCGAGCAGCGAGCGGCCGCGCAGGCCGAGGCCGCAGCCGCCTCGAGGGAATGA
- a CDS encoding RNA polymerase sigma factor, with protein sequence MDPRSDEQLLEAYRSGESDAFRTLIERHHDDLLRFLVRLTGDRAAADDVFQETFLQIHLSADSFDVERRFRPWLFTIAANKARDHLRRKGRRQEMELSAPVGRAGGGDEHGGVQFVDLMEIDVPAPDAAADASERDRLVQRALDELPLPLREILLLAYFQRLSYAQIAEDLGIPLGTVKSRLHAAVAAFARKWKASQNGDDR encoded by the coding sequence TTGGACCCGAGGAGCGATGAGCAACTGCTGGAGGCGTATCGCTCGGGCGAGTCGGACGCCTTTCGGACCCTGATCGAACGCCACCACGACGACCTGCTGCGTTTTCTGGTCCGCCTGACCGGCGATCGGGCCGCGGCGGACGACGTTTTCCAGGAGACCTTTCTCCAGATTCACCTCTCCGCCGACTCCTTCGACGTCGAGCGTCGTTTCCGTCCCTGGTTATTCACGATCGCGGCGAACAAGGCCCGTGACCACCTGCGTAGGAAGGGACGCCGGCAGGAGATGGAACTGTCGGCCCCCGTCGGAAGGGCGGGGGGCGGCGACGAGCACGGGGGGGTTCAGTTCGTCGATCTGATGGAGATCGACGTGCCCGCTCCGGACGCCGCCGCAGACGCGAGCGAACGCGACAGGCTGGTGCAGCGTGCGTTGGACGAACTGCCCCTGCCGCTGCGGGAGATTCTGCTCTTGGCCTACTTCCAGCGGCTCAGCTACGCCCAGATCGCCGAGGATCTCGGCATCCCGCTCGGGACGGTGAAGTCCCGCCTGCACGCGGCGGTCGCGGCGTTCGCCCGGAAGTGGAAGGCCTCGCAGAACGGGGACGATCGGTGA
- a CDS encoding DUF4286 family protein, translating into MSAIVYTVTATLPDRPTAERYVDWLRDGHIDAVVAAGAHSAMIVRVTDPPDPIRVETRYVFPTREAFDDYLAYHAPALRADGAKRFGPETGVRFVRTVGEAV; encoded by the coding sequence ATGTCCGCCATTGTGTACACCGTTACCGCGACACTCCCGGACCGGCCGACCGCCGAACGCTACGTCGATTGGCTCAGGGACGGGCATATCGACGCCGTTGTCGCGGCCGGGGCACACAGCGCGATGATTGTTCGGGTCACGGACCCACCCGATCCGATTCGGGTCGAGACCCGGTATGTCTTCCCGACGCGGGAGGCCTTCGATGATTATCTCGCTTACCACGCCCCCGCGCTGCGGGCTGACGGAGCCAAGCGGTTCGGCCCGGAAACCGGGGTCCGATTCGTTCGGACGGTGGGGGAGGCCGTGTAG
- a CDS encoding sigma-70 family RNA polymerase sigma factor, with the protein MADIPPAYPSSRPAAGNRAILTGLGRSADGMPPAMERTDPAPGIAPDDGRLAEVLDAASRGDADAWREIVDLYARRVFALVHSRCRRPDLAEEVTQSVFVTVASKLSRGGYTERGRFESWLFRVAVNRARDEMRRIARQATPADPATVAAAVDRAAENRGRTSEETSLTALREAMSSLSDADREVVELRHHGGLSFRQIADLLGEPMGTLLARHHRALRKLRSMIEDAERTGDAETTR; encoded by the coding sequence ATGGCGGACATCCCCCCAGCCTACCCCTCCAGTCGGCCAGCCGCCGGGAACCGGGCAATCCTCACCGGACTGGGGCGTTCTGCGGACGGCATGCCTCCCGCCATGGAGCGAACGGACCCGGCGCCGGGTATCGCCCCTGACGACGGGCGGCTGGCCGAGGTTCTGGACGCGGCATCGCGCGGCGATGCGGACGCCTGGCGCGAGATCGTGGACCTGTACGCCAGGCGGGTCTTCGCCCTGGTCCACAGCCGGTGTCGGCGTCCCGACCTGGCCGAGGAGGTCACGCAGTCCGTGTTTGTTACAGTCGCCAGCAAACTCTCACGGGGGGGGTACACGGAGCGGGGCCGCTTCGAATCGTGGCTCTTCCGAGTGGCCGTGAACCGGGCGCGAGACGAGATGCGCCGGATCGCACGTCAGGCGACGCCGGCCGATCCGGCGACGGTCGCGGCGGCCGTGGATCGAGCCGCGGAGAACCGGGGCCGCACGAGCGAGGAGACCTCGCTCACCGCGCTGCGGGAGGCGATGTCGAGCCTGTCCGACGCCGACCGGGAAGTGGTCGAGCTGCGGCACCACGGCGGGCTGAGTTTCCGCCAGATCGCGGACCTGCTGGGCGAACCGATGGGCACGCTCCTGGCCCGCCACCACCGCGCGCTGCGCAAACTGCGGTCGATGATCGAAGATGCCGAACGTACAGGTGATGCGGAGACGACGCGATGA
- the metG gene encoding methionine--tRNA ligase subunit beta — MGEAGRGVALSPGYTRFSLGCTIPDRKRRYPMSDSTAPSTGLTQASPAKPTITFEDFARLDLRVARVIEAEPHPNADRLLKLRVDDGSGTTRQICAGVREHYKPEELVGRCIVIVANLAPRTIRGEESRGMLLAASEPGEGDSRRVVVLSPSAEVAPGSVVS; from the coding sequence ATGGGTGAAGCCGGACGCGGAGTAGCGCTTTCCCCGGGCTACACTCGTTTCAGCCTGGGTTGCACGATCCCCGATCGCAAACGGAGATACCCGATGTCCGACTCGACCGCGCCTTCAACCGGCTTGACGCAGGCCTCGCCGGCGAAGCCGACCATCACCTTCGAAGATTTCGCGCGTCTTGACTTGCGCGTCGCGCGCGTCATCGAGGCCGAGCCGCACCCGAACGCGGATCGCCTCCTCAAACTCCGGGTCGATGACGGCTCCGGGACGACGCGGCAGATCTGCGCCGGAGTTCGCGAGCACTACAAGCCGGAGGAACTTGTCGGCCGGTGCATCGTGATCGTCGCGAACCTCGCGCCCCGGACCATCCGCGGCGAGGAATCGCGCGGGATGCTGCTGGCGGCCAGCGAGCCGGGCGAGGGTGATTCACGCCGTGTCGTGGTGCTGTCGCCGTCGGCGGAGGTTGCGCCCGGTTCGGTCGTTTCCTGA
- a CDS encoding biopolymer transporter ExbD codes for MRLTRRTEREGEEIGRLPMTTMIDVVFLLLIFFMVTTTFTKRESQVGSALAAERRGGAAADLQPQIVRVEMAGAVPVFRIGQHVLTERGQLVAVLRELPKDGGVFIRVSGDVPWDAAAVALQAGVDAGFTKRTYVPAN; via the coding sequence ATGAGGCTCACTCGACGGACCGAGCGTGAAGGCGAGGAAATCGGCCGCCTCCCGATGACAACCATGATTGACGTCGTCTTCCTGCTCCTCATTTTCTTCATGGTGACGACGACGTTCACCAAGCGAGAGTCGCAGGTCGGCAGCGCGCTGGCCGCCGAGCGCCGCGGCGGCGCGGCCGCGGACCTCCAGCCGCAGATCGTCCGCGTCGAGATGGCCGGGGCGGTCCCGGTCTTCCGCATCGGGCAGCACGTGCTGACGGAACGAGGCCAGCTCGTCGCCGTGCTGCGAGAACTTCCCAAGGACGGGGGCGTCTTCATCCGCGTGTCGGGAGACGTCCCCTGGGACGCGGCGGCGGTGGCGTTGCAGGCCGGTGTTGACGCGGGATTCACGAAACGGACGTATGTACCGGCGAACTGA
- a CDS encoding MotA/TolQ/ExbB proton channel family protein, which yields MILTTIVPGVLTLAQNAATDKSLMDYISQGRQVGFLIIALSFVAVVLIIAQVVRLRMKHLAPAVHVARLHEMLRANDTEGTIAYCTAEENASFLTRVFGSALLRCRRSAFGFLELRSALEEAGQQEVSKLQRSTESIGLIATVAPMLGLLGTVVGMVGAFDTLSTSEGVARPDELAGDISVALITTVMGLIVAIPCTAAYAWLRNRIDAMAQEIARIIDDLASHLESAGASAPGSPGGSQAGAKPAPRPRTGVGTA from the coding sequence ATGATCCTCACGACGATCGTGCCCGGTGTTCTTACGCTGGCCCAGAACGCGGCGACGGACAAGTCGCTGATGGACTACATCTCGCAGGGGCGGCAGGTCGGGTTCCTCATCATCGCGCTTTCGTTCGTTGCGGTGGTGCTCATCATCGCGCAGGTCGTTCGCCTGCGGATGAAGCACCTCGCTCCCGCTGTTCACGTCGCGCGGCTGCACGAGATGCTGCGAGCGAACGACACAGAAGGCACGATCGCCTACTGCACGGCCGAGGAGAACGCGTCGTTCCTGACCCGCGTCTTCGGGTCCGCCCTGCTCCGGTGCCGTCGCTCCGCGTTCGGATTCCTCGAACTGCGTTCCGCGCTGGAAGAGGCCGGCCAGCAGGAAGTCTCGAAACTCCAGCGTTCGACCGAGTCGATCGGCCTGATCGCGACGGTCGCGCCGATGCTCGGGCTGCTGGGCACCGTGGTCGGCATGGTCGGCGCGTTCGACACGCTGAGCACCAGCGAAGGCGTGGCCAGACCGGACGAACTGGCGGGCGACATTTCGGTCGCTCTCATTACGACGGTCATGGGGCTGATCGTGGCGATCCCGTGCACCGCCGCGTACGCGTGGCTGCGCAACCGGATCGACGCGATGGCCCAGGAGATCGCCCGGATCATCGACGACCTGGCATCACACCTGGAGAGCGCCGGGGCATCCGCTCCCGGCTCGCCGGGCGGCTCGCAAGCCGGTGCGAAACCGGCGCCGCGACCGCGTACGGGGGTCGGCACGGCATGA
- a CDS encoding UMP kinase, producing MPDTASTQARQAAAGKAQKPRRVLLKLSGEAFCKPGGFGIDPDELELIAREVADATRSGVQVAVVVGGGNIVRGAQLAAAGHIEQATADYMGMLGTVINGLALKEKLLTLGVDSRVLSALEVRSVAEPFIRGRALRHLEKGRVVVLVAGTGNPFFTTDTCAALRARELECGVLLKATKVDGVYTADPRKDPTAKRYERLTFTQAIEQRLGIMDLTALAMCQQHGIPVVVFDFKQPGNIRRVVAGEPIGTRVDRA from the coding sequence ATGCCCGACACCGCCTCGACCCAGGCCAGGCAGGCGGCTGCCGGAAAGGCACAGAAGCCCCGTCGCGTCCTGCTCAAACTCAGCGGCGAGGCCTTCTGCAAGCCGGGGGGCTTCGGCATTGACCCGGACGAACTCGAACTGATCGCCCGAGAGGTCGCCGACGCGACCCGGAGCGGTGTCCAGGTCGCCGTGGTCGTCGGCGGCGGGAATATCGTTCGCGGGGCACAACTCGCCGCCGCCGGGCACATCGAGCAGGCCACAGCCGACTACATGGGCATGCTCGGCACCGTCATCAACGGTCTGGCCCTGAAGGAGAAACTCCTGACGCTCGGCGTGGACTCCCGGGTGCTCTCCGCCCTCGAAGTCCGTTCGGTTGCCGAGCCGTTCATCCGGGGGCGCGCCCTGCGGCACCTGGAGAAAGGGAGGGTCGTCGTGCTCGTCGCGGGCACAGGCAATCCATTCTTCACGACGGATACCTGCGCTGCCCTTCGCGCCCGCGAACTGGAGTGCGGCGTGCTCCTCAAGGCGACCAAGGTGGACGGCGTCTATACGGCCGACCCTCGCAAAGACCCGACCGCCAAGCGATATGAACGTCTCACTTTCACTCAGGCCATCGAGCAGCGGCTCGGCATCATGGACCTGACCGCCTTGGCCATGTGCCAGCAACACGGCATCCCCGTCGTCGTGTTCGACTTCAAGCAGCCCGGCAACATCCGGCGCGTCGTCGCCGGCGAGCCGATCGGCACCCGCGTGGACCGCGCCTAA
- a CDS encoding ribosome recycling factor, producing MTDPDTILLETEDAMLKAVDYLKKELRGIRTGRATTALVDYLKVDYYGSSTDLKALAAISIPEPTQILIKPFDPGSLSEIKKAIESSGLGMNPIVEAKQIRLNVPALTTERRQQLAGQARKMGEEQKVALRNARRDANKHADGLAKQEGKHYPEDEIETLKTEIQEMLKKYEGLIDAAVEEKTREIMEV from the coding sequence ATGACCGACCCAGACACCATCCTCCTCGAAACCGAAGACGCGATGCTCAAGGCCGTGGACTACCTGAAGAAAGAACTCCGAGGCATCCGCACCGGGCGGGCAACGACCGCGCTCGTCGATTACCTGAAGGTGGACTATTACGGTTCCTCGACCGACCTCAAGGCACTCGCCGCCATCAGCATCCCGGAGCCGACGCAGATCCTCATCAAGCCGTTCGATCCCGGCTCGCTCAGCGAGATCAAGAAGGCGATCGAGTCGTCTGGTCTGGGCATGAACCCGATCGTCGAGGCGAAGCAGATCCGCCTGAACGTCCCCGCACTGACGACCGAGCGGCGGCAGCAACTGGCAGGGCAGGCGCGGAAGATGGGCGAAGAGCAGAAGGTCGCCCTTCGGAATGCCCGCCGCGACGCCAACAAGCACGCCGACGGGCTGGCAAAGCAGGAAGGCAAGCACTACCCCGAAGACGAAATCGAGACCCTGAAGACCGAGATCCAGGAGATGCTCAAGAAGTACGAAGGGCTGATCGACGCCGCCGTCGAGGAGAAGACCCGCGAGATCATGGAGGTCTGA
- a CDS encoding metallopeptidase family protein has protein sequence MTEAERARFDRLLEEVIESLPRRVRAVLEELPVIVVDRPSPALLDELGIPPEEHADAAEELCGLHTGVSLPDRSVDRSGDLPDDIHLFRVGIVNLAGGWESGDEAVREEIRITLLHEIGHHFGLDEDDLADLGYD, from the coding sequence ATGACGGAGGCCGAGCGTGCACGGTTCGATCGGTTGCTTGAGGAGGTGATCGAGAGCCTGCCGAGGCGTGTGCGCGCGGTCTTGGAGGAACTGCCGGTGATCGTTGTTGACCGGCCGTCCCCCGCCCTGCTCGACGAACTCGGCATCCCGCCCGAGGAGCACGCCGATGCCGCCGAGGAACTCTGCGGCCTGCACACGGGGGTCTCGTTGCCCGATCGGTCGGTCGATCGCTCCGGCGACCTGCCGGACGACATCCACCTCTTCCGCGTGGGCATCGTGAACCTCGCCGGGGGGTGGGAGAGCGGCGACGAGGCCGTGCGTGAGGAAATCCGCATCACGCTCCTGCACGAGATCGGGCACCACTTCGGGCTGGACGAGGACGACCTGGCGGACCTCGGGTACGACTGA
- a CDS encoding AAA family ATPase: protein MPDAIQRLRDNVQRVFLGNSPAVDRIICCLLSRGHLLIEDVPGVGKTVLANAIARSIHCSFSRIQLTPDMLPGDVLGVSIFDRETGEFTFKRGPIFANIVLADEINRTTPRTQTALLEAMSEASVSIDGVVHRLDQPFMVLATQNPYEFEGTYPLPENQLDRFLMRVRLGYPAPEDERRILELRPATTVLESLKPAIDKDELLHLQSEVDRVRVDPALLDYVVEFANATRRHDRIQIGLSPRGSLALTQAARATALFRGRDYAVPEDILDNVTAVCAHRIITRTYLGAAPEAAEDVLTGILETLQSPA from the coding sequence ATGCCCGACGCCATCCAGCGACTCCGCGACAACGTGCAACGGGTCTTCCTCGGCAACAGCCCAGCCGTCGATCGGATCATCTGCTGTCTTCTGTCCCGCGGGCACCTGCTGATTGAGGACGTTCCCGGCGTCGGCAAGACCGTCCTCGCCAACGCCATCGCTCGCAGCATCCACTGCTCCTTCAGTCGCATCCAGCTCACCCCCGACATGCTGCCGGGCGACGTGCTCGGGGTCTCCATCTTTGACCGCGAGACCGGCGAGTTCACCTTCAAGCGGGGCCCCATCTTCGCCAATATCGTCCTCGCCGACGAGATCAACCGCACCACGCCCCGCACCCAGACCGCCCTGCTCGAAGCCATGAGCGAGGCGAGCGTCTCCATCGACGGCGTCGTTCACCGTCTCGACCAGCCCTTCATGGTGCTCGCCACCCAGAACCCCTACGAGTTCGAGGGCACCTATCCCCTCCCCGAGAACCAGCTCGACCGGTTCCTCATGCGCGTCCGGCTCGGATACCCCGCCCCCGAGGACGAACGGCGCATCCTCGAACTCCGCCCGGCGACAACCGTGCTCGAATCGCTCAAGCCGGCGATCGACAAGGACGAGCTGCTGCACCTCCAGTCCGAGGTTGATCGCGTGCGCGTCGATCCGGCCCTGCTCGATTATGTCGTCGAGTTCGCCAACGCCACCCGCCGCCACGACCGCATCCAGATCGGCCTCTCGCCGCGCGGCTCGCTCGCGCTCACGCAGGCCGCTCGCGCGACCGCCCTCTTCCGCGGACGCGACTACGCCGTGCCGGAGGACATCCTCGACAACGTGACGGCCGTGTGCGCACACCGGATCATCACGCGGACGTACCTCGGCGCCGCCCCCGAAGCCGCAGAGGACGTCCTGACCGGCATCCTCGAAACCCTCCAGAGTCCCGCCTGA
- a CDS encoding CDGSH iron-sulfur domain-containing protein: protein MARMVRFERDGPYKIEPGLIPTDKPLWICGCGLTKNPPFCDGSHKPCRNEQPGTLYVYDKDRASVVEQRDDT from the coding sequence GTGGCTCGCATGGTCCGATTTGAACGCGACGGCCCGTACAAGATCGAGCCGGGCCTGATTCCGACGGACAAACCGCTGTGGATCTGCGGGTGCGGACTGACGAAGAACCCGCCCTTCTGCGACGGCTCTCACAAGCCCTGCCGCAACGAGCAGCCGGGCACGCTCTACGTCTACGACAAGGATCGGGCCTCGGTCGTCGAGCAGCGCGACGACACTTGA